The nucleotide sequence TGCTGCTGCTCAAGGGACTGGTGGCGCTGGTTGGGCTTGCTTCGCCTGCGTTAGCGAGTGTGCTCGACTTGGGGCCGAGAATGGTGGGTATGCTGTTTGAAGCATTGATTCGCTGGTTCAACAACTACATTTTCTGGATTGGCCACGCTATGCCAGGCGCCCTGATTTCTGGGGTGCACGTTACGGCGCCACAGGCCTGGCTGATTTTTGCTGTTATTTTAGTGCTGCTGGCGTTTCTAGCGCGTCGGCATTTAACCTGGCTGGCCCTGGCCTGTGGGCTGATGACGGTATTTGTTGGCAGCCGCGTGTGGGCCGCTCGGCGCCTCGCCCCCGATGAGCGCCTGGTGTTCTATAGTATTCCCCGCCGGTCGGTGGTAGGGTTCTGGCAGGGTGCCGCCGCGCATATCGTTACCGTCGATTCATTGCCGCTCAACGAAACCGAGCGCACCTACCGCATCGTGCCTGGCACTATCGAGCGAGATGCGCAACAGGTGCGTTACTATACCGGCTGGCGTGGTAGTCCGGTGCCGGCAATTCAGCCCGATAGCAGTAGCGTGGTGCTGGCGGTGTGGCGCGGCGTACAGATGGCCTTCGTATCGGGGCGGCTGGATGGCGCCCGCAAGCCTATTCCGGTGGAAGTAGTGGTGCTGCGCCGCAATGCCTGGGTCAAACCCGAGGCCTTAGCCGCCGTTTTCGGGTCGCGACCAACGATAATTTTCGATTCTTCTTGCAAATCTTGGTATGTTGAAAAGCTTCGTCCGGAGCTGCAAATAGCTGGCTGGCAAGTACATGACCTGACCACCCAAGGGGCGTATGTGCGGCAGGTAGTAAGGCCAGCCTCCGGAAACTAGGAGCACGGCGAAACCGCTTTGCCTGCTGGCGCGCTATATAGTTTTAAGAGCGCTTCCTTTTTGTTAGGTTTGGTAGGTATCGACCTAGCTGCGGCTGTGCGGTTGCGGGGGCGCTGCCCGGCTGACCCCACGCCGTTTTCACTGTTGACTTACTCAGGAATCCTATGGATAATATGCCCACCCAAGAGCTGGAGGCCCTGCGCTTCATTCGCTACGAGGCGCAAGACGCCATCGGCTATATAACCCTCAACCGCCCCGACAAGCGAAACGCTCTAAGCGCCGACATGGTATCGGAACTGAAGCTGGCCTTCGACTTTGCCGAGGACGACGAAGCCTGCAAGGTAGTAGTGCTACGCGCCGAAGGAGAAGCCTTTTGCGCCGGTGCCGACCTGGCCTACATCCAAGAATTGCAAGGCTTCGGGTACACCGATAACTTGCTGGATTCCACGCACCTGATGCAGTTGTTTCATCAGATATACACGCTCAAAAAGGTGGTGGTGGCGCAAGTTCAGGGCCATGCACTGGCCGGCGGTTGCGGCCTAGCCAGCATCTGCGACTTCGCTTTTGCCGTGCCCGAAGCCAAGTTTGGCTACACCGAAGTGAAAATCGGCTTCTTGCCTGCTATTGTGAGTGTGTTTCTAGTGCGCAAAATAGGGGAGGCTCGGACCAAGCAGCTTTTGCTTACGGGCGAGGTGGTTTCAGCTCAGAAGGCGGCGGAACTTGCCTTAATCAACGAAGTAGTAACCGCTGACTCGTTGGCTAACCACGTTTATACTTTTGCTCGGAGGCTTTGCGTGGAAAACTCCGCTCAGAGCATGGCGTTGACCAAGGAAATGCTGGCCCGTATCCCAGAAATGCCTCTGGAAGATAGCTTACGCTATGCGGCGCAAATGAACGCTGAGGCTCGCGGCTCCCTCGACTGTCGCCGCGGCATTGCCGCGTTTTTAGCGAAAGAGAAGATGAATTGGGAAAACTAGGTTGGTTGTTGCGTTTTTGCGCGCATCACCCGCCGCGGCTTGCCACCCTACTATTCGCTCCACTAACAGGTTGCCTGCGAATAGCAGGTTGACGAGCTGCTGCGGATGGTTTTTAAGAGGTGCAACCTATA is from Hymenobacter tibetensis and encodes:
- a CDS encoding enoyl-CoA hydratase/isomerase family protein encodes the protein MDNMPTQELEALRFIRYEAQDAIGYITLNRPDKRNALSADMVSELKLAFDFAEDDEACKVVVLRAEGEAFCAGADLAYIQELQGFGYTDNLLDSTHLMQLFHQIYTLKKVVVAQVQGHALAGGCGLASICDFAFAVPEAKFGYTEVKIGFLPAIVSVFLVRKIGEARTKQLLLTGEVVSAQKAAELALINEVVTADSLANHVYTFARRLCVENSAQSMALTKEMLARIPEMPLEDSLRYAAQMNAEARGSLDCRRGIAAFLAKEKMNWEN